A portion of the Actomonas aquatica genome contains these proteins:
- the deoC gene encoding deoxyribose-phosphate aldolase, producing MPSGANAFRRLFSEIGTVDAVGIEERVAKYGTRSIKTGSKIAGLKLATTMVDLTTLEGKDTPGKVQALCAKALHPHDDPDIPQVAAVCVYPSMVKHARAALGTKAPVRIASVATAFPSGQAPIKTRLAEVKAAVADGADEIDMVINRGTFLAGEFGRMQDEIAAVVEACGEATLKVILETSELETYDNIRAASFLAMRVIRENDFIKTSTGKTSANATLGNNQVMLDAIRDHYLDTGVAIAMKPAGGIKSAKQALTFLVAVKETLGDEWLNNRRYRFGASSLLNDLLRQLVKMKTGTYRAAYEFSEAAGSY from the coding sequence GGGACCGTCGACGCGGTCGGGATTGAAGAACGGGTCGCCAAATACGGGACCCGTTCCATCAAGACCGGCTCGAAGATCGCGGGCCTTAAACTCGCCACGACCATGGTCGATCTCACCACCCTCGAGGGTAAGGACACGCCGGGCAAGGTGCAGGCGCTCTGCGCCAAGGCCCTGCATCCGCACGACGACCCCGACATCCCGCAGGTCGCGGCGGTGTGTGTGTATCCGTCGATGGTAAAACACGCCCGGGCGGCGCTCGGCACCAAAGCACCCGTGCGCATCGCTTCGGTCGCGACCGCGTTTCCGAGCGGCCAGGCGCCGATCAAAACTCGTCTGGCCGAAGTGAAGGCGGCGGTGGCCGACGGGGCGGACGAGATCGACATGGTGATCAACCGTGGCACGTTTCTGGCGGGCGAGTTCGGTCGCATGCAGGACGAAATTGCGGCGGTGGTCGAAGCCTGCGGGGAGGCGACGCTCAAGGTCATCCTCGAGACCAGCGAGCTGGAGACCTACGACAACATTCGCGCGGCCTCGTTTCTGGCCATGCGGGTGATCCGCGAAAACGATTTCATCAAAACCTCCACCGGCAAAACCTCGGCCAACGCGACGCTGGGCAACAACCAGGTCATGCTCGATGCCATCCGTGACCATTATTTGGATACAGGCGTGGCCATCGCGATGAAACCGGCCGGCGGCATCAAGTCGGCCAAACAGGCGCTCACCTTCCTGGTGGCGGTGAAGGAAACCCTCGGCGACGAGTGGCTGAACAACCGCCGCTACCGTTTCGGCGCCTCGTCCCTGCTTAACGACCTCCTGCGCCAGCTCGTGAAAATGAAGACCGGCACCTACCGCGCCGCCTACGAATTCAGCGAAGCCGCCGGCTCCTATTAA